In a single window of the Aminomonas paucivorans DSM 12260 genome:
- a CDS encoding VIT1/CCC1 transporter family protein, which translates to MTEGSSALRERIRRLQRDEITEHHIYLRLARRASPENRGVLERVAGEELRHYQVWRDRSGEEVSPRWGKVWAYGLMGRVLGFTFAAKLMEKGEEGAQDCLEELTEVFPEAEQILREEEEHETALLALLDEERLHYTGSLVLGLSDALVELTGTLAGLTLALQNTRLIALSGLITGVAASLSMGASEYLSTKAEGGRKSPFKAALYTGGIYLFTVFLLLLPYFVLKDYFLCLGVSLAGAVGVILAFTAYVAVAQDEPFLRRFLEMAGLSLGVAAVSFGLGYLARLFLGVEV; encoded by the coding sequence ATGACGGAAGGATCCTCCGCCCTGAGGGAGCGGATCCGCAGGCTCCAGCGGGACGAGATCACGGAGCACCACATCTACCTGCGTCTGGCCCGTCGGGCGTCCCCGGAGAACCGGGGGGTGCTGGAGCGGGTGGCGGGGGAGGAGCTGCGGCACTATCAGGTCTGGCGGGACCGGTCCGGGGAGGAGGTGTCCCCCCGGTGGGGGAAGGTGTGGGCCTACGGTCTCATGGGCCGGGTGCTGGGGTTCACCTTCGCCGCCAAGCTCATGGAGAAGGGGGAGGAGGGGGCTCAGGACTGCCTGGAGGAGCTGACGGAGGTCTTCCCGGAGGCGGAACAGATCCTCCGGGAGGAGGAGGAGCACGAGACGGCCCTCCTGGCCCTGCTGGACGAGGAGCGGCTGCACTACACCGGCTCCCTGGTGCTGGGTCTGAGCGACGCCCTGGTGGAGCTGACGGGCACCCTGGCGGGGCTGACCCTGGCGCTGCAGAACACCCGGCTCATCGCCCTGTCGGGACTCATCACCGGGGTGGCCGCCTCCCTGTCCATGGGGGCTTCGGAGTACCTCTCCACCAAGGCGGAAGGGGGGCGGAAGAGCCCCTTCAAGGCGGCCCTCTACACCGGGGGGATCTACCTGTTCACCGTGTTCCTCCTGCTGCTGCCCTACTTCGTCCTGAAAGACTACTTCCTCTGCCTGGGGGTCTCCCTGGCGGGGGCGGTGGGGGTGATCCTGGCCTTCACCGCCTACGTGGCGGTGGCCCAGGACGAGCCCTTTCTCCGGCGGTTCCTGGAGATGGCGGGGCTCAGCCTGGGGGTGGCGGCGGTGAGCTTCGGCCTGGGCTACCTGGCCCGCCTCTTCCTGGGGGTGGAGGTTTAG
- a CDS encoding oxidoreductase, which produces MNPYPHLFSPVRIGGLTARNRIESAPGSMGDLTPEGYLTRENVAAYEVKAGGGAAIVTIGESNVHTKTGKAHGRMVPLDDDEVLPSLINTTDAIKHHGALASIELIHPGRRANPRYYDGPIYGPSAGMGPLGVPVTELDEEHIEEIVEAFGDAAEMAKLGGVDLCMVHAGHGWLLHQFLSPLNNQRTDRFGGSLENRGRFALLVLENIKKKCGADFPVEFRISGSELTPGGFDLDDMVAFAGMLDGKLDLLNVSDGTFHVPSTNTTMVPSMFLPHGCNAYLAAAIKKGVRHTKVAALGWVTKPILQACVDGWLPSGLGVLTVKHKIPYVILTLLYLESLAPIFFEFNISTIGNMAVILNNVLFALVCFSAVRLTTRVPELWAQSRFHVSTGTLKFWSVLGGVATLGQTLLLFSVLKPYEMVGNGVVLVTAAGYAVMRKRSGKVHMEISYEEA; this is translated from the coding sequence ATGAATCCGTACCCGCACCTGTTCAGTCCCGTCCGCATCGGAGGCCTCACCGCCCGGAACCGCATCGAGTCCGCCCCGGGGAGCATGGGGGACCTCACCCCGGAGGGCTACCTCACCCGGGAGAACGTGGCGGCCTACGAGGTGAAAGCCGGGGGGGGCGCCGCCATCGTCACCATCGGGGAAAGCAACGTGCACACCAAGACCGGCAAGGCCCACGGGCGCATGGTGCCCCTGGACGACGACGAGGTGCTGCCCTCCCTCATCAACACCACCGACGCCATCAAGCACCACGGGGCCCTGGCGTCCATCGAGCTGATCCACCCGGGGCGTCGGGCCAACCCCCGCTACTACGACGGGCCCATCTACGGCCCCTCCGCCGGCATGGGCCCCCTGGGGGTCCCGGTGACGGAGCTGGACGAGGAGCACATCGAGGAGATCGTGGAGGCCTTCGGGGATGCGGCGGAGATGGCCAAGCTGGGGGGCGTGGACCTGTGCATGGTCCACGCGGGCCACGGCTGGCTGCTGCACCAGTTTCTGTCCCCCCTGAACAACCAGCGCACGGACCGGTTCGGGGGCAGCCTGGAGAACCGGGGCCGCTTCGCCCTCCTGGTGCTGGAGAACATCAAGAAAAAATGCGGCGCCGACTTCCCGGTGGAGTTCCGCATCAGCGGCTCCGAGCTGACCCCCGGGGGCTTCGATCTGGACGACATGGTGGCCTTCGCGGGGATGCTGGACGGGAAGCTGGACCTGCTGAACGTGTCCGACGGCACCTTCCACGTGCCCTCCACCAACACCACCATGGTGCCCTCCATGTTCCTCCCCCACGGCTGCAACGCCTACCTGGCGGCGGCTATCAAGAAGGGGGTGCGGCACACCAAGGTGGCCGCCTTGGGCTGGGTCACCAAGCCCATCCTCCAGGCCTGCGTGGACGGATGGCTCCCCTCGGGCCTGGGGGTCCTCACGGTGAAGCACAAGATCCCCTACGTCATCCTCACGCTGCTGTACCTGGAAAGCCTGGCGCCCATCTTCTTCGAGTTCAACATCTCCACCATCGGGAACATGGCGGTGATCCTGAACAACGTGCTCTTCGCCCTGGTGTGCTTCTCCGCGGTGCGCCTCACCACCCGGGTGCCGGAGCTGTGGGCCCAGTCCCGGTTCCACGTGTCCACCGGAACCCTGAAGTTCTGGAGCGTCCTGGGAGGCGTGGCCACCCTGGGGCAGACCCTGCTGCTGTTCAGCGTCCTCAAGCCCTACGAGATGGTGGGCAACGGGGTGGTGCTGGTCACCGCGGCGGGTTATGCGGTGATGCGGAAACGAAGCGGGAAGGTGCACATGGAGATCAGCTACGAAGAAGCCTGA
- the rocD gene encoding ornithine--oxo-acid transaminase: protein MANRSQELMEMEHHYGAHNYHPLEVVIAKAQGIWVEDPEGKRYMDMLSAYSAVNQGHRHPKIIQALKDQADVLTLTSRAFFNDRWPLFAKKLSEMTGKEMILPMNTGAEAVETALKTMRKWGYMVKGVEKDKAEIIVFEENFHGRTISIISFSVDPDAKDNYGPFTPGFVVVPYDDLAAVEKAINKNTVGILVEPIQGEAGVRVPSDGFLKGLENLARKHNVLLAMDEVQTGFCRTGKTFAFQHEGINPDIIVMGKALGGGVFPVSAVAANKDVLGVFQPGTHGSTFGGNPLACAVAMAAMDVLQEEKLADRAAELGVYFMEGIRAINSPKIKEVRGKGLLIGVVLHESAGKARIYTTALKEKGLLCKETHSWIIRFAPPLVITKEEIDQALKIIKEVLG, encoded by the coding sequence ATGGCGAACAGGTCGCAGGAACTCATGGAGATGGAGCACCACTACGGCGCGCACAACTACCACCCCCTCGAAGTGGTCATCGCCAAGGCCCAGGGCATCTGGGTGGAAGATCCCGAGGGCAAGCGGTACATGGACATGCTCTCCGCCTACTCCGCGGTGAACCAGGGACACCGGCACCCCAAGATCATCCAGGCCCTGAAGGACCAGGCGGACGTGCTTACCCTCACCTCCCGGGCGTTCTTCAACGACCGGTGGCCCCTCTTCGCCAAGAAGCTCTCCGAGATGACGGGCAAGGAGATGATCCTGCCCATGAACACCGGCGCCGAGGCGGTGGAGACGGCCCTCAAGACCATGCGCAAGTGGGGCTACATGGTGAAGGGCGTGGAGAAGGACAAGGCGGAGATCATCGTCTTCGAGGAGAACTTCCACGGTCGCACCATCAGCATCATCTCCTTCTCCGTGGACCCCGACGCGAAGGACAACTACGGGCCCTTCACCCCGGGCTTCGTGGTGGTGCCCTACGACGACCTCGCCGCGGTGGAGAAAGCCATCAACAAGAACACCGTGGGCATCCTGGTGGAGCCCATCCAGGGCGAGGCGGGAGTTCGGGTCCCCAGCGACGGCTTCCTGAAGGGTCTGGAGAACCTGGCCCGGAAGCACAACGTGCTGCTGGCCATGGACGAGGTGCAGACGGGCTTCTGCCGCACCGGCAAGACCTTCGCCTTCCAGCACGAGGGGATCAACCCGGACATCATCGTCATGGGCAAGGCCCTGGGCGGCGGCGTCTTCCCCGTGTCCGCCGTGGCGGCCAACAAGGACGTCCTGGGGGTGTTCCAGCCCGGGACCCACGGTTCCACCTTCGGGGGCAACCCCCTGGCCTGCGCCGTGGCCATGGCGGCCATGGACGTGCTCCAGGAGGAGAAGCTCGCCGACCGGGCCGCCGAGCTGGGGGTCTACTTCATGGAGGGCATCCGGGCCATCAACTCCCCCAAGATCAAGGAAGTCCGGGGCAAGGGGCTCCTCATCGGCGTGGTGCTCCACGAGTCCGCCGGGAAGGCCCGCATCTACACCACCGCCCTCAAGGAGAAGGGGCTCCTCTGCAAGGAGACCCACAGCTGGATCATCCGGTTTGCCCCTCCCCTGGTCATCACCAAGGAGGAGATCGACCAGGCCCTGAAGATCATCAAGGAAGTGCTGGGCTAG
- a CDS encoding TetR/AcrR family transcriptional regulator translates to MKDPENRKNRILNQAWRLFLARGFGGTSMRQIAEAAGVSLGLVTYYFATKETVALEILNRFLGIFKEHLERAVDVDEDPLLYSASLVRLNYRVMSSPPFELFYKDAMRNDLYFRTIPEDRGSNPDESLRSLRRINEKYGLGHSDEYLELFGTYLCVSMERTLVLYPKTRAVGHIPDLVFRTYMGHLDPGFADFETYCRRSDALVEGILREHPELLEVRDLFEEPPRE, encoded by the coding sequence ATGAAAGACCCGGAAAACCGAAAGAACCGGATCCTCAACCAGGCCTGGCGTCTTTTTCTGGCCCGGGGGTTCGGCGGCACCAGCATGAGGCAGATCGCCGAGGCGGCAGGGGTGAGCCTGGGGCTGGTGACCTACTACTTCGCCACCAAGGAGACCGTGGCCCTGGAGATCCTGAACCGTTTCCTGGGGATCTTCAAGGAGCACCTGGAGCGGGCGGTGGACGTGGACGAGGATCCCCTCCTCTACTCCGCCTCCCTGGTGCGCCTGAACTACCGGGTCATGTCCTCCCCCCCCTTCGAGCTTTTCTACAAGGACGCCATGCGCAACGACCTGTACTTCCGCACCATCCCGGAGGATCGGGGGAGCAACCCCGACGAGAGCCTCCGCAGCCTCCGGCGGATCAACGAAAAATACGGGCTGGGGCACAGCGATGAGTATCTGGAACTCTTCGGGACCTACCTGTGCGTGAGCATGGAGCGCACCCTGGTGCTCTACCCCAAGACCCGGGCGGTGGGGCACATCCCGGACCTGGTGTTCCGCACCTACATGGGACACCTGGACCCGGGGTTCGCGGATTTCGAGACCTACTGCCGACGCAGCGACGCGCTGGTGGAGGGGATCCTCCGGGAACACCCGGAACTGCTGGAGGTGCGGGACCTCTTCGAGGAGCCGCCGAGGGAATGA
- a CDS encoding epoxyqueuosine reductase, which produces MMEREDVKALARELGADLCGVAAASRFGEAPEGFRPEDVLPRARSVVVTARRFLQSALEAGSSIPYTDVRNHLTRRMDDLSTELAYRLEDAGARAVPVNAIGPTERDPLSGRTRGILSLKHAAALAGLGWIGRNTLLVTPEHGNLVWLGGVVTDLELEPDPVRAAPRCPEGCRLCRDACPSGALDRDPMDQRACWEHAFGSPAHGGEWRIRCFACRSVCPFARKGPGEGFP; this is translated from the coding sequence ATGATGGAAAGGGAAGACGTGAAGGCCCTGGCCCGGGAACTGGGGGCGGACCTGTGCGGCGTGGCGGCGGCGAGCCGGTTCGGCGAGGCCCCGGAGGGGTTCCGCCCCGAGGACGTGTTGCCCCGGGCCCGGTCCGTGGTGGTGACGGCCCGGCGGTTTCTGCAAAGCGCCCTGGAGGCGGGAAGCTCCATCCCCTACACGGACGTGCGGAACCACCTGACCCGAAGGATGGACGACCTGTCGACGGAGCTGGCCTACCGGCTGGAGGACGCGGGAGCCCGGGCGGTCCCGGTGAACGCCATCGGGCCCACCGAACGGGACCCCCTCTCGGGGCGGACCCGGGGGATCCTCTCCCTGAAGCACGCCGCCGCCCTGGCGGGATTGGGATGGATCGGCCGGAACACCCTCCTGGTGACCCCGGAGCACGGGAACCTGGTGTGGCTCGGAGGGGTGGTGACGGACCTGGAGCTGGAGCCCGACCCGGTCCGTGCCGCCCCTCGCTGCCCCGAGGGGTGTCGGCTCTGTCGAGACGCCTGTCCCTCCGGAGCCCTGGATCGGGACCCTATGGACCAGCGGGCCTGCTGGGAGCACGCCTTCGGCTCCCCCGCCCACGGGGGAGAGTGGCGGATCCGGTGCTTCGCCTGCCGAAGCGTCTGCCCCTTCGCCCGAAAGGGCCCGGGGGAGGGCTTTCCCTAA